The proteins below are encoded in one region of Phalacrocorax aristotelis chromosome 13, bGulAri2.1, whole genome shotgun sequence:
- the MTCL2 gene encoding microtubule cross-linking factor 2 isoform X1 — MEAAPAEQGPPAPPPPPPLPEKKKKPQRAPSPARPKEVPGWSLAKSRRGGGGGGHPGAAPRLAAGGAHPHPRRAGGGKEGRPEKRAAAAAAAARAGGKGPAGRGAVRAKGRCRGAETAAAGARRPGAGSVPGSVPGAGLTDSSSEVSDCSASEEAKLLSLELGLSGSDGESPGSAPPPPPSAGEASPLPEEPSMASMASSRLQLSTSLAFSDLTEELLDAGTDGLLRELEDLRSENDYLKDEIEELRAEMLEMRDVYMEEDVYQLQELRQQLDQASKTCRILQYRLRKAERRSLRVAQTGQVDGELIHSLEQDVKVAKDVSVRLHNELEAVEKKRIRLEEENEDLRQRLIEMELAKQVVQNEMDKLRENSLKKRGSRSMGKTEKKPSVQEDSADLKCQLHFAKEESALMCKKLTKLAKENDGMKEELLKYRSLYGDLDSSLSVEELADSPHSREAELKVHLKLVEEEANILSRRIVELEVENRGLRAEMDDMKGQGDRELPGQDTRFLAGVSGCGDAGDTVAELRRHLQFVEEEAELLRRSLLELEDQNKLLLNELTKYKSDHELDVTLSEDSCSVVSEPSQEELATAKVQISELSGKVKKLQYENRVLLSNLQRCDLASCQTTRPMLETDAEAGDSAQCIPTAGWRDGMGSSEADGEDRVPGSGKVPDGPAKLLKAKDLETLLGIRDQATLVSKAIDVLISDANGFTSGLKACMDNECMGGLLGEAVGSGSESPSNAKLMNVLLMRLGVLQQDLGCFTRKVDHLTSGLKEHTDSFPFSGPGSHDTTKEGLQKEHASDFQQPDFRDADPYRIPHTKDMDPMHTRSYKTCRPEENDSYATEMKELQLVLSEANESLRGLQEQLSQERQLRKDEVDNFSQKICQLKEDHQKALLRREFELQSLNLQRRLEQKFWSQEKNLLVQESQQFRQSFLLLFMKLKWFLKRWRQGKMVHSEGEDFLEVNSMKELYLLLEEEELAPQQQTDNKTCTGDSWTPNTPNECIKTLADMKVTLKELCTELREERRSASELQQQFTKAKAAWEMERAELKCHIAQLESKAGKGITERTLPDWKVALKREREEHQHLLAESYSAVMDLTKQLQISEKNWNQEKVELLARFKEEQQQAEQQAKDLQNKINQLQKGANPWALKHSEMEKHGSNWKEALNEKITDKETISEAEAKGTNLKRTKSVSSMSEFESLLDCSPYLPGKTTPGLGDHSRGKKASAATQLLPNGIRDSTSVPPSNCTYVNIEQPAPDSLAKEKLGISSWDYSRASSLSGHDPAQKQMQRSYTAPDKTGIRIYYSPPVVRRLEAPLVHNKEGKIMIEPGFLFTMAKPKEPEESASTESTYSQWLCNFSKQQRELLDGSTVESVVPPVPRFPPSLHDLEISGNMSDDMKEITNCVRQAIRSSSLERKVKSASSQTVGLAHVGTQTIQTVSVGLQTDLPRGSGVHSKSWSPRSSSLVSVRSKQISSSLDKVHSRIERPCCSPKYGSPKLQRRSSSKLDASKDRSLWNLHQSKQNGSAWARSTTTRDSPVLSNINDGLSSLFSVVEHAGSTESIWKPGCPEISRAKPEAPKYGLVQEFFRNVCGRAQSPTAPTEKKEATGEEGSKKAEHPSPATHHPAENISRVLNKKVLKQSSCEDPKLSSPGQGSKDAALRDPDLISAIASEDTACDCSSQSLTSCFARPSRSTVRHSPSKCKLHPADPPRVEEKLGASSE, encoded by the exons ATGGAGGCCGCGCCGGCGGAGCAGGGCCCCCCCGcaccgccgccaccgccgccgctcccggagaagaagaagaagccgCAGCGGGCGCCGTCGCCCGCCCGCCCCAAGGAGGTGCCCGGCTGGTCGCTGGCCAAGagccggcgcggcggcggcggcggggggcacccgggcgcggccccgcggctggcggcggggggcgcgcACCCGCacccgcggcgggcggggggcggcaaGGAGGGGCGCCCCGAGaagcgggcggcggcggcggcggcggcggcccgggccGGCGGCAAggggccggcggggcgcggTGCGGTGCGGGCGAAGGGGCGGTGCCGCGGGGCGGAgacggcggcggccggggcgcggcggccggGAGCGGGGTCCGTGCCCGGGTCGGTGCCCGGGGCCGGGCTGACCGACAGCAGCTCGGAGGTGTCGGACTGCAGCGCCTCGGAGGAGGCGAAGCTGCTCTCGCTGGAGCTGGGGCTCAGCGGCAGCGACGGCGAGTCCCCGGgcagcgccccgccgccgccgccttcgGCCGGCGAGGCCTCGCCGCTGCCCGAGGAGCCCTCCATGGCCTCCATGGCCAGCAGCCgcctgcagctcagcacctcGCTCGCCTTCTCCGACCTCACCGAGGAGCTCCTGGACGCCGGCACCGACGGGCTGCTCCGCGAGCTGGAGGACCTGCGCTCCGAGAACGACTATCTCAAG GATGAGATCGAGGAGCTGCGTGCCGAGATGCTGGAGATGAGGGATGTCTACATGGAGGAGGATGTCTACCAGCTACAGGAGCTCCGGCAGCAGCTGGACCAGGCCAGCAAGACCTGCCGCATCCTGCAGTACCGTCTGCGCAAGGCCGAGCGCCGCAGCCTGCGTGTGGCACAGACGGGCCAGGTGGACGGCGAGCTCATCCACAGCCTCGAGCAGGATGTCAAG GTGGCCAAGGATGTCTCCGTGCGGCTCCACAATGAGCTGGAGGCAGTGGAGAAGAAGAGGAtcaggctggaggaggagaatgAGGACCTGCGTCAGCGGCTCATCGAGATGGAGCTGGCCAAGCAGGTGGTGCAGAACGAGATGGACAAGctccgagag AATTCCCTGAAGAAGCGGGGCTCTCGCTCCATGGGGAAGACCGAGAAGAAACCATCAGTGCAG GAGGACAGCGCGGACCTGAAGTGCCAGCTGCATTTTGCCAAGGAGGAGTCGGCCCTGATGTGCAAGAAGCTGACCAAGCTGGCCAAGGAGAACGACGGCATGaaggaggagctgctgaagTACAGGTCCTTGTACGGGGACCTCGACAGCTCCCTCTCCGTGGAGGAGTTGGCTGACTCTCCCCATTCCCGGGAGGCCGAGTTGAAGGTCCACCTCAAGCTGGTAGAGGAGGAAGCCAACATCCTCAGCCGGAGGATAGTGGAGCTGGAGGTGGAAAACCGCGGGCTGCGGGCAGAGATGGACGACATGAAGGGCCAGGGGGACAGAGAGCTGCCGGGGCAGGACACGCGGTTCCTGGCAGGTGTCTCTGGCTGCGGGGACGCGGGGGACACGGTGGCAGAGCTGCGCCGGCACCTGCAATTCGTGGAGGAGGAGGCCGAGCTGCTGAGGCGCtcgctgctggagctggaggaccAGAACAAGCTCCTCCTGAACGAGCTGACCAAGTACAAGTCGGACCATGAGCTGGACGTGACGCTGTCAGAGGATAGCTGCTCAGTGGTCAGCGAGCCCTCGCAGGAGGAGCTGGCCACAGCCAAGGTGCAGATCAGCGAGCTGAGCGGCAAGGTGAAGAAGCTGCAGTATGAGAACCGTGTGCTGCTCTCCAACCTCCAGCGCTGCGACCTGGCCTCCTGCCAGACCACCCGGCCCATGCTGGAGACCGATGCTGAGGCTGGTGACTCGGCGCAGTGCATCCCCACTGCCGGCTGGAGGGACGGGATGGGCAGCAGCGAAGCCGACGGGGAGGACAGGGTGCCCGGCAGTGGGAAGGTGCCCGATGGTCCCGCCAAGCTGCTCAAGGCCAAGGACCTGGAGACCTTGCTGGGCATCCGGGACCAGGCGACACTTGTCAGCAAAGCAATCGACGTCTTGATTTCAGATGCCAATGGCTTCACCTCTGGGCTGAAGGCTTGCATGGACAACGAGTGCATGGGGGGGCTGCTGGGTGAGGCGGTGGGTAGTGGCAGCGAGAGCCCCAGCAATGCCAAGCTGATGAATGTGCTCCTCATGCGGTTGGGTGTGCTCCAGCAGGACCTGGGCTGCTTCACAAGGAAGGTGGACCACCTCACCAGTGGCCTCAAGGAGCACACGgactctttccccttctctggcCCCGGCAGCCACGACACCACCAAAGAGGGACTGCAGAAGGAGCATGCCTCTGACTTCCAG CAGCCTGATTTTAGGGACGCCGACCCTTACCGCATCCCCCACACCAAGGACATGGACCCCATGCATACCCGGAGCTACAAAACCTGCCGGCCTGAGGAGAACGACTCCTACGCCACCGAG AtgaaggagctgcagctggtgctgtCAGAGGCCAACGAGAGCCTGCGGGGactgcaggagcagctctcACAGGAGAGACAGCTGAGGAAGGATGAGGTGGACAACTTCTCACAGAAGATCTGCCAG CTGAAGGAGGACCATCAGAAAGCGCTGCTGCGGCGGGAGTTCGAACTGCAGAGCCTGAACTTGCAGAGGCGGCTGGAGCAGAAGTTCTGGAGCCAGGAGAAGAACCTGCTGGTGCAGGAGTCGCAGCAGTTCAGGCAGagcttcctcctgctcttcATGAAGCTCAAGTGGTTCCTCAAGCGCTGGCGCCAGGGCAAGATGGTGCACAGTGAGGGCGAGGACTTTTTGGAG GTGAACAGCATGAAGGAGCTGTACTtgctgctggaggaagaggagctcGCCCCGCAGCAGCAGACAGACAACAAGACATGCACTGGGGACAGCTGGACCCCCAACACG CCCAACGAGTGCATCAAGACGCTGGCAGACATGAAGGTGACACTGAAGGAGCTGTGCACCGAGCTGCGGGAGGAGCGGCGCAGCGCCAgcgagctgcagcagcagttcaCCAAGGCCAAGGCTGCCTGGGAGATGGAGCGCGCCGAGCTCAAGTGCCACATCGCCCAG ctggagtcaaaggcaggcAAAGGGATCACGGAGCGCACACTGCCGGACTGGAAGGTAGCGTTGAAGAGGGAGCGTGAGGAGCACCAGCATCTCCTAGCCGAGTCCTACAGCGCCGTCATGGACCTCACCAAGCAGCTGCAGATCAGCGAGAAGAACTGGAACCAGGAGAAAGTGGAGCTGCTGGCCCGCTTcaaggaggagcagcagcaagcagagcagCAAGCAAAGGACCTGCAGAACAAAATCAACCAG TTGCAGAAGGGAGCCAACCCTTGGGCATTGAAGCACTCTGAAATGGAGAAGCATGGCAGCAACTGGAAGGAG GCTCTCAATGAAAAAATCACAGACAAAGAGACAATCTCTGAAGCAGAAGCCAAGGGAACCAACCTCAAAAG GACCAAGTCCGTTTCCTCCATGTCAGAGTTTGAAAGCTTGCTCGACTGTTCTCCCTACCTCCCTGGAAAGACCACACCGGGGTTGGGTGACCATTCCCGAGGTAAAAAGGCATCTGCAGCCACCCAGCTGCTGCCCAACGGGATCCGGGATAGCACCAGTGTTCCTCCCTCAAACTGTACATATGTGAATATTGAGCAACCTGCCCCCGACAGCCTGGCCAAGGAGAAGCTGGGCATCTCCTCCTGGGACTACTCGAGGGCaagcagcctctctgggcatGACCCAGCCCAGAAGCAAATGCAGAGGAGCTACACAGCACCTGACAAGACAGGGATCCGCATCTACTACAGCCCGCCGGTGGTGCGGCGGCTGGAGGCGCCTCTGGTGCACAACAAGGAGGGGAAGATAATGATTGAACCCGGTTTCTTGTTCACCATGGCCAAGCCGAAGGAGCCAGAGGAGTCAGCCAGCACTGAGAGCACCTACAGTCAGTGGCTGTGCAACTTCTCCAAGCAGCAGCGGGAgctgctggatggcagcacggtGGAGAGCGTGGTGCCGCCGGTGCCCCGCTTCCCCCCATCACTGCACGACCTGGAGATCTCTGGCAACATGAGTGATGACATGAAGGAGATCACCAACTGCGTGCGGCAGGCCATCCGCTCCAGCTCACTGGAGAGGAAGGTGAAAAGCGCCTCCAGCCAGACCGTGGGGCTGGCCCACGTGGGGACGCAGACCATCCAGACGGTCAGCGTCGGCCTGCAGACTGACCTGCCACGCGGCAGTGGCGTGCACAGCAAGAGCTGGTCCCCGCGCAGCTCCTCCCTTGTGTCCGTGCGCAGCAAGCAGATCTCCTCCTCCCTGGATAAGGTCCACTCCAGGATCGAGCGGCCATGCTGCTCTCCAAAATATGGCTCTCCAAAGCTCCAGAGGAGGTCTTCCTCCAAGCTGGATGCCTCCAAGGACAGGAGCCTCTGGAACCTGCACCAGAGCAAGCAGAATGGCTCTGCCTGGGCCCGCTCTACAACCACCCGCGACAGCCCTGTCCTCAGCAACATCAATGACGGCTTGTCCAGCTTGTTCAGTGTGGTGGAGCACGCAGGCAGCACCGAGTCCATCTGGAAGCCAGGCTGCCCTGAGATCAGCCGGGCCAAGCCCGAAGCACCTAAGTATGGCCTCGTGCAGGAGTTCTTCAGGAACGTCTGCGGGCGGGCGCAGAGCCCCACTGCCCCCACAGAAAAGAAGGAGGCCACCGGGGAGGAGGGCAGCAAGAAAGCTGAgcaccccagcccagccacccACCACCCAGCCGAAAACATCTCCCGCGTCTTGAACAAGAAAGTCCTCAAGCAGAGCAGCTGCGAGGACCCCAAGCTCTCGTCCCCCGGCCAGGGGAGTAAGGACGCAgccctgcgggaccccgaccTCATCTCGGCCATAGCTAGCGAG GACACGGCGTGTGACTGCAGCTCCCAATCCCTTACGTCCTGCTTTGCCCGGCCGTCCCGCTCCACCGTCCGCCATTCCCCCTCCAAGTGCAAACTGCACCCCGCGGACCCCCCCAGGGTGGAGGAGAAGCTGGGGGCCTCGAGTGAGTGA
- the MTCL2 gene encoding microtubule cross-linking factor 2 isoform X2 — protein MEAAPAEQGPPAPPPPPPLPEKKKKPQRAPSPARPKEVPGWSLAKSRRGGGGGGHPGAAPRLAAGGAHPHPRRAGGGKEGRPEKRAAAAAAAARAGGKGPAGRGAVRAKGRCRGAETAAAGARRPGAGSVPGSVPGAGLTDSSSEVSDCSASEEAKLLSLELGLSGSDGESPGSAPPPPPSAGEASPLPEEPSMASMASSRLQLSTSLAFSDLTEELLDAGTDGLLRELEDLRSENDYLKDEIEELRAEMLEMRDVYMEEDVYQLQELRQQLDQASKTCRILQYRLRKAERRSLRVAQTGQVDGELIHSLEQDVKVAKDVSVRLHNELEAVEKKRIRLEEENEDLRQRLIEMELAKQVVQNEMDKLRENSLKKRGSRSMGKTEKKPSVQEDSADLKCQLHFAKEESALMCKKLTKLAKENDGMKEELLKYRSLYGDLDSSLSVEELADSPHSREAELKVHLKLVEEEANILSRRIVELEVENRGLRAEMDDMKGQGDRELPGQDTRFLAGVSGCGDAGDTVAELRRHLQFVEEEAELLRRSLLELEDQNKLLLNELTKYKSDHELDVTLSEDSCSVVSEPSQEELATAKVQISELSGKVKKLQYENRVLLSNLQRCDLASCQTTRPMLETDAEAGDSAQCIPTAGWRDGMGSSEADGEDRVPGSGKVPDGPAKLLKAKDLETLLGIRDQATLVSKAIDVLISDANGFTSGLKACMDNECMGGLLGEAVGSGSESPSNAKLMNVLLMRLGVLQQDLGCFTRKVDHLTSGLKEHTDSFPFSGPGSHDTTKEGLQKEHASDFQPDFRDADPYRIPHTKDMDPMHTRSYKTCRPEENDSYATEMKELQLVLSEANESLRGLQEQLSQERQLRKDEVDNFSQKICQLKEDHQKALLRREFELQSLNLQRRLEQKFWSQEKNLLVQESQQFRQSFLLLFMKLKWFLKRWRQGKMVHSEGEDFLEVNSMKELYLLLEEEELAPQQQTDNKTCTGDSWTPNTPNECIKTLADMKVTLKELCTELREERRSASELQQQFTKAKAAWEMERAELKCHIAQLESKAGKGITERTLPDWKVALKREREEHQHLLAESYSAVMDLTKQLQISEKNWNQEKVELLARFKEEQQQAEQQAKDLQNKINQLQKGANPWALKHSEMEKHGSNWKEALNEKITDKETISEAEAKGTNLKRTKSVSSMSEFESLLDCSPYLPGKTTPGLGDHSRGKKASAATQLLPNGIRDSTSVPPSNCTYVNIEQPAPDSLAKEKLGISSWDYSRASSLSGHDPAQKQMQRSYTAPDKTGIRIYYSPPVVRRLEAPLVHNKEGKIMIEPGFLFTMAKPKEPEESASTESTYSQWLCNFSKQQRELLDGSTVESVVPPVPRFPPSLHDLEISGNMSDDMKEITNCVRQAIRSSSLERKVKSASSQTVGLAHVGTQTIQTVSVGLQTDLPRGSGVHSKSWSPRSSSLVSVRSKQISSSLDKVHSRIERPCCSPKYGSPKLQRRSSSKLDASKDRSLWNLHQSKQNGSAWARSTTTRDSPVLSNINDGLSSLFSVVEHAGSTESIWKPGCPEISRAKPEAPKYGLVQEFFRNVCGRAQSPTAPTEKKEATGEEGSKKAEHPSPATHHPAENISRVLNKKVLKQSSCEDPKLSSPGQGSKDAALRDPDLISAIASEDTACDCSSQSLTSCFARPSRSTVRHSPSKCKLHPADPPRVEEKLGASSE, from the exons ATGGAGGCCGCGCCGGCGGAGCAGGGCCCCCCCGcaccgccgccaccgccgccgctcccggagaagaagaagaagccgCAGCGGGCGCCGTCGCCCGCCCGCCCCAAGGAGGTGCCCGGCTGGTCGCTGGCCAAGagccggcgcggcggcggcggcggggggcacccgggcgcggccccgcggctggcggcggggggcgcgcACCCGCacccgcggcgggcggggggcggcaaGGAGGGGCGCCCCGAGaagcgggcggcggcggcggcggcggcggcccgggccGGCGGCAAggggccggcggggcgcggTGCGGTGCGGGCGAAGGGGCGGTGCCGCGGGGCGGAgacggcggcggccggggcgcggcggccggGAGCGGGGTCCGTGCCCGGGTCGGTGCCCGGGGCCGGGCTGACCGACAGCAGCTCGGAGGTGTCGGACTGCAGCGCCTCGGAGGAGGCGAAGCTGCTCTCGCTGGAGCTGGGGCTCAGCGGCAGCGACGGCGAGTCCCCGGgcagcgccccgccgccgccgccttcgGCCGGCGAGGCCTCGCCGCTGCCCGAGGAGCCCTCCATGGCCTCCATGGCCAGCAGCCgcctgcagctcagcacctcGCTCGCCTTCTCCGACCTCACCGAGGAGCTCCTGGACGCCGGCACCGACGGGCTGCTCCGCGAGCTGGAGGACCTGCGCTCCGAGAACGACTATCTCAAG GATGAGATCGAGGAGCTGCGTGCCGAGATGCTGGAGATGAGGGATGTCTACATGGAGGAGGATGTCTACCAGCTACAGGAGCTCCGGCAGCAGCTGGACCAGGCCAGCAAGACCTGCCGCATCCTGCAGTACCGTCTGCGCAAGGCCGAGCGCCGCAGCCTGCGTGTGGCACAGACGGGCCAGGTGGACGGCGAGCTCATCCACAGCCTCGAGCAGGATGTCAAG GTGGCCAAGGATGTCTCCGTGCGGCTCCACAATGAGCTGGAGGCAGTGGAGAAGAAGAGGAtcaggctggaggaggagaatgAGGACCTGCGTCAGCGGCTCATCGAGATGGAGCTGGCCAAGCAGGTGGTGCAGAACGAGATGGACAAGctccgagag AATTCCCTGAAGAAGCGGGGCTCTCGCTCCATGGGGAAGACCGAGAAGAAACCATCAGTGCAG GAGGACAGCGCGGACCTGAAGTGCCAGCTGCATTTTGCCAAGGAGGAGTCGGCCCTGATGTGCAAGAAGCTGACCAAGCTGGCCAAGGAGAACGACGGCATGaaggaggagctgctgaagTACAGGTCCTTGTACGGGGACCTCGACAGCTCCCTCTCCGTGGAGGAGTTGGCTGACTCTCCCCATTCCCGGGAGGCCGAGTTGAAGGTCCACCTCAAGCTGGTAGAGGAGGAAGCCAACATCCTCAGCCGGAGGATAGTGGAGCTGGAGGTGGAAAACCGCGGGCTGCGGGCAGAGATGGACGACATGAAGGGCCAGGGGGACAGAGAGCTGCCGGGGCAGGACACGCGGTTCCTGGCAGGTGTCTCTGGCTGCGGGGACGCGGGGGACACGGTGGCAGAGCTGCGCCGGCACCTGCAATTCGTGGAGGAGGAGGCCGAGCTGCTGAGGCGCtcgctgctggagctggaggaccAGAACAAGCTCCTCCTGAACGAGCTGACCAAGTACAAGTCGGACCATGAGCTGGACGTGACGCTGTCAGAGGATAGCTGCTCAGTGGTCAGCGAGCCCTCGCAGGAGGAGCTGGCCACAGCCAAGGTGCAGATCAGCGAGCTGAGCGGCAAGGTGAAGAAGCTGCAGTATGAGAACCGTGTGCTGCTCTCCAACCTCCAGCGCTGCGACCTGGCCTCCTGCCAGACCACCCGGCCCATGCTGGAGACCGATGCTGAGGCTGGTGACTCGGCGCAGTGCATCCCCACTGCCGGCTGGAGGGACGGGATGGGCAGCAGCGAAGCCGACGGGGAGGACAGGGTGCCCGGCAGTGGGAAGGTGCCCGATGGTCCCGCCAAGCTGCTCAAGGCCAAGGACCTGGAGACCTTGCTGGGCATCCGGGACCAGGCGACACTTGTCAGCAAAGCAATCGACGTCTTGATTTCAGATGCCAATGGCTTCACCTCTGGGCTGAAGGCTTGCATGGACAACGAGTGCATGGGGGGGCTGCTGGGTGAGGCGGTGGGTAGTGGCAGCGAGAGCCCCAGCAATGCCAAGCTGATGAATGTGCTCCTCATGCGGTTGGGTGTGCTCCAGCAGGACCTGGGCTGCTTCACAAGGAAGGTGGACCACCTCACCAGTGGCCTCAAGGAGCACACGgactctttccccttctctggcCCCGGCAGCCACGACACCACCAAAGAGGGACTGCAGAAGGAGCATGCCTCTGACTTCCAG CCTGATTTTAGGGACGCCGACCCTTACCGCATCCCCCACACCAAGGACATGGACCCCATGCATACCCGGAGCTACAAAACCTGCCGGCCTGAGGAGAACGACTCCTACGCCACCGAG AtgaaggagctgcagctggtgctgtCAGAGGCCAACGAGAGCCTGCGGGGactgcaggagcagctctcACAGGAGAGACAGCTGAGGAAGGATGAGGTGGACAACTTCTCACAGAAGATCTGCCAG CTGAAGGAGGACCATCAGAAAGCGCTGCTGCGGCGGGAGTTCGAACTGCAGAGCCTGAACTTGCAGAGGCGGCTGGAGCAGAAGTTCTGGAGCCAGGAGAAGAACCTGCTGGTGCAGGAGTCGCAGCAGTTCAGGCAGagcttcctcctgctcttcATGAAGCTCAAGTGGTTCCTCAAGCGCTGGCGCCAGGGCAAGATGGTGCACAGTGAGGGCGAGGACTTTTTGGAG GTGAACAGCATGAAGGAGCTGTACTtgctgctggaggaagaggagctcGCCCCGCAGCAGCAGACAGACAACAAGACATGCACTGGGGACAGCTGGACCCCCAACACG CCCAACGAGTGCATCAAGACGCTGGCAGACATGAAGGTGACACTGAAGGAGCTGTGCACCGAGCTGCGGGAGGAGCGGCGCAGCGCCAgcgagctgcagcagcagttcaCCAAGGCCAAGGCTGCCTGGGAGATGGAGCGCGCCGAGCTCAAGTGCCACATCGCCCAG ctggagtcaaaggcaggcAAAGGGATCACGGAGCGCACACTGCCGGACTGGAAGGTAGCGTTGAAGAGGGAGCGTGAGGAGCACCAGCATCTCCTAGCCGAGTCCTACAGCGCCGTCATGGACCTCACCAAGCAGCTGCAGATCAGCGAGAAGAACTGGAACCAGGAGAAAGTGGAGCTGCTGGCCCGCTTcaaggaggagcagcagcaagcagagcagCAAGCAAAGGACCTGCAGAACAAAATCAACCAG TTGCAGAAGGGAGCCAACCCTTGGGCATTGAAGCACTCTGAAATGGAGAAGCATGGCAGCAACTGGAAGGAG GCTCTCAATGAAAAAATCACAGACAAAGAGACAATCTCTGAAGCAGAAGCCAAGGGAACCAACCTCAAAAG GACCAAGTCCGTTTCCTCCATGTCAGAGTTTGAAAGCTTGCTCGACTGTTCTCCCTACCTCCCTGGAAAGACCACACCGGGGTTGGGTGACCATTCCCGAGGTAAAAAGGCATCTGCAGCCACCCAGCTGCTGCCCAACGGGATCCGGGATAGCACCAGTGTTCCTCCCTCAAACTGTACATATGTGAATATTGAGCAACCTGCCCCCGACAGCCTGGCCAAGGAGAAGCTGGGCATCTCCTCCTGGGACTACTCGAGGGCaagcagcctctctgggcatGACCCAGCCCAGAAGCAAATGCAGAGGAGCTACACAGCACCTGACAAGACAGGGATCCGCATCTACTACAGCCCGCCGGTGGTGCGGCGGCTGGAGGCGCCTCTGGTGCACAACAAGGAGGGGAAGATAATGATTGAACCCGGTTTCTTGTTCACCATGGCCAAGCCGAAGGAGCCAGAGGAGTCAGCCAGCACTGAGAGCACCTACAGTCAGTGGCTGTGCAACTTCTCCAAGCAGCAGCGGGAgctgctggatggcagcacggtGGAGAGCGTGGTGCCGCCGGTGCCCCGCTTCCCCCCATCACTGCACGACCTGGAGATCTCTGGCAACATGAGTGATGACATGAAGGAGATCACCAACTGCGTGCGGCAGGCCATCCGCTCCAGCTCACTGGAGAGGAAGGTGAAAAGCGCCTCCAGCCAGACCGTGGGGCTGGCCCACGTGGGGACGCAGACCATCCAGACGGTCAGCGTCGGCCTGCAGACTGACCTGCCACGCGGCAGTGGCGTGCACAGCAAGAGCTGGTCCCCGCGCAGCTCCTCCCTTGTGTCCGTGCGCAGCAAGCAGATCTCCTCCTCCCTGGATAAGGTCCACTCCAGGATCGAGCGGCCATGCTGCTCTCCAAAATATGGCTCTCCAAAGCTCCAGAGGAGGTCTTCCTCCAAGCTGGATGCCTCCAAGGACAGGAGCCTCTGGAACCTGCACCAGAGCAAGCAGAATGGCTCTGCCTGGGCCCGCTCTACAACCACCCGCGACAGCCCTGTCCTCAGCAACATCAATGACGGCTTGTCCAGCTTGTTCAGTGTGGTGGAGCACGCAGGCAGCACCGAGTCCATCTGGAAGCCAGGCTGCCCTGAGATCAGCCGGGCCAAGCCCGAAGCACCTAAGTATGGCCTCGTGCAGGAGTTCTTCAGGAACGTCTGCGGGCGGGCGCAGAGCCCCACTGCCCCCACAGAAAAGAAGGAGGCCACCGGGGAGGAGGGCAGCAAGAAAGCTGAgcaccccagcccagccacccACCACCCAGCCGAAAACATCTCCCGCGTCTTGAACAAGAAAGTCCTCAAGCAGAGCAGCTGCGAGGACCCCAAGCTCTCGTCCCCCGGCCAGGGGAGTAAGGACGCAgccctgcgggaccccgaccTCATCTCGGCCATAGCTAGCGAG GACACGGCGTGTGACTGCAGCTCCCAATCCCTTACGTCCTGCTTTGCCCGGCCGTCCCGCTCCACCGTCCGCCATTCCCCCTCCAAGTGCAAACTGCACCCCGCGGACCCCCCCAGGGTGGAGGAGAAGCTGGGGGCCTCGAGTGAGTGA